In uncultured Methanobrevibacter sp., one DNA window encodes the following:
- a CDS encoding DNA glycosylase, which translates to MILRTPIDLELTQLSGQTSQPPWCEVDGTFSNVVDVNGNQAIFNVKQSGEFLDFNYSGDISDKQAIDKLNYIFDLNFDLDKFYKYLGNHAELAQMPEFCNGLRLFLANDPFECIISSICSANNSIKRWTKSISQIKQNWGNQHGNYYTFPKSNDLLNVYLDDEDEFNSSDIQDISMCTNNLKSCGVGYRAPYMRRASEMFTDEIDLHEIFKMSYDEAFETILEVPGVGPKVADCILLYGFNFREAFPSDVWIKRIVSHLYFEGKDISVAKVREFGMEEFGKNAGYVQLYMFHYARMSGLMKKLK; encoded by the coding sequence ATGATTCTTAGGACACCTATTGATTTGGAGTTAACTCAACTGTCCGGTCAGACTTCACAGCCTCCATGGTGTGAAGTTGACGGTACTTTTTCCAATGTTGTTGATGTCAATGGCAATCAGGCTATTTTTAATGTCAAGCAATCCGGCGAATTTTTAGATTTCAATTATTCTGGAGATATTTCAGACAAGCAAGCCATTGACAAATTGAATTACATTTTTGACTTGAATTTTGATTTGGATAAATTCTATAAGTATCTGGGCAATCATGCAGAATTGGCGCAAATGCCTGAGTTCTGCAATGGTTTGAGACTTTTTCTGGCGAATGATCCCTTTGAATGCATAATCTCATCTATATGCTCTGCAAACAATTCAATCAAAAGATGGACCAAATCGATTTCTCAGATAAAACAGAACTGGGGAAATCAGCACGGCAATTACTATACTTTTCCTAAAAGCAATGATTTATTAAATGTTTATTTGGATGATGAGGATGAATTTAATTCGTCAGATATTCAAGATATTTCAATGTGCACTAATAATCTCAAAAGTTGCGGCGTAGGATATAGAGCACCATACATGAGGAGGGCATCTGAGATGTTTACAGATGAAATCGACCTCCACGAAATTTTCAAGATGAGCTATGATGAAGCCTTTGAAACAATACTTGAAGTTCCGGGAGTCGGTCCGAAAGTGGCTGACTGCATATTGCTTTATGGATTCAACTTCAGGGAAGCTTTTCCATCGGATGTATGGATAAAACGCATTGTTTCTCATTTGTATTTTGAAGGAAAGGATATAAGCGTTGCCAAGGTTCGTGAATTTGGAATGGAAGAGTTCGGCAAAAATGCAGGTTATGTCCAGCTTTACATGTTCCACTATGCAAGAATGAGCGGACTGATGAAAAAATTGAAATGA
- a CDS encoding DNA-directed RNA polymerase subunit L translates to MDENFKIIEEKTLELTFRVENESHGVFNALRHILMQDPDVEYAVYNIDHPLTGKPEMTIKTKRGKRPRIVLKKAAEELQKESAEFKKLIDEAL, encoded by the coding sequence ATGGATGAGAATTTTAAAATTATTGAAGAAAAAACATTAGAATTAACATTTAGAGTAGAAAATGAAAGTCATGGTGTTTTCAATGCACTCAGGCACATTCTAATGCAAGACCCTGATGTCGAATATGCTGTTTACAATATCGATCACCCCCTCACTGGAAAACCTGAAATGACCATCAAGACAAAAAGGGGAAAAAGACCAAGAATCGTATTGAAAAAAGCAGCAGAAGAACTTCAAAAAGAAAGTGCTGAATTCAAAAAACTCATTGACGAAGCTTTATAG
- a CDS encoding transcription factor S, translated as MEFCPECGAMLLPKDGILKCNSCGHEKNLSDNNEYEVSEDIKESDNVKMLGEDVDVGPITNETCPECGHDKATYKLLQTRSADEAPTRIFTCAKCKHTWRAYD; from the coding sequence ATGGAATTTTGTCCAGAATGTGGAGCAATGTTACTTCCAAAAGACGGTATACTAAAATGCAATTCATGCGGGCATGAAAAAAACCTCTCAGACAACAACGAATATGAGGTTTCTGAAGACATTAAGGAAAGCGATAATGTCAAAATGCTCGGTGAAGACGTAGACGTTGGTCCTATCACAAACGAAACCTGTCCAGAATGTGGACATGATAAAGCTACATACAAATTATTACAAACCCGTAGTGCTGATGAAGCACCTACACGTATTTTTACTTGTGCCAAATGTAAACATACTTGGAGAGCATACGACTGA
- the hisF gene encoding imidazole glycerol phosphate synthase subunit HisF, with product MLTKRIIPCLDCDLQVPEGRVVKGVEFKEIKYAGNPVDLATRYYEEGADEVVVLDITASHERRATMADVIDRLTENVFMPICVGGGIRKVDDYIKMLKAGADKCSTNTAAIKNPELLTEASKVVGSQAVVIGIDAKRRYVSHPDDAPDKTVIETDNGYCWFDTSIYGGREFTGIDAIQWALRCQELGAGEILLTSMDGDGTQNGYDIELNKTINDAVDIPVIASGGVGEPKHILEVFEKTDVSAALAASIFHFNQYSIGTVKEYLKENNVAVRL from the coding sequence ATGTTAACTAAAAGAATTATTCCTTGCCTAGATTGTGACTTGCAGGTTCCGGAAGGACGTGTTGTTAAGGGAGTGGAATTTAAGGAAATAAAATATGCAGGAAACCCTGTAGACCTTGCTACACGCTATTATGAGGAAGGTGCAGATGAAGTTGTAGTTTTAGACATCACAGCATCTCATGAAAGAAGAGCCACCATGGCAGATGTGATAGACAGACTGACTGAAAACGTTTTCATGCCGATTTGTGTAGGTGGAGGAATAAGAAAAGTTGACGATTACATTAAAATGCTTAAGGCTGGAGCAGACAAATGCTCAACAAACACTGCTGCAATCAAAAATCCGGAGCTTTTAACAGAAGCTTCAAAGGTTGTAGGTTCACAGGCTGTCGTGATTGGGATAGATGCCAAAAGAAGGTATGTTTCACATCCTGATGATGCGCCGGATAAGACAGTCATAGAAACCGATAACGGCTATTGCTGGTTTGATACAAGCATTTACGGTGGACGTGAATTTACAGGCATTGATGCAATCCAATGGGCTTTAAGGTGTCAGGAATTGGGTGCAGGTGAGATTCTCCTAACCAGTATGGATGGGGATGGAACCCAAAACGGATATGACATTGAGCTTAACAAGACAATCAATGATGCAGTTGACATTCCAGTCATAGCAAGCGGAGGCGTTGGCGAACCTAAACATATTTTGGAAGTCTTCGAAAAGACCGATGTTTCAGCGGCTCTTGCAGCAAGCATTTTTCATTTTAATCAGTATTCAATAGGGACCGTTAAAGAATATCTAAAAGAAAATAATGTGGCTGTTCGCTTATGA
- a CDS encoding NUDIX hydrolase — MTEYKTPSVTADIFIFDEEINFILVKRKNNPFMDYWALPGGFVEYGESVENGAIREAKEETNIDVTLKDLVGVYSDPDRDPRGHTITVAFTATGDMSKMKADTDAKEVKIFSAEKLDEINIAFDHDKIIRDCLKKVKTTF, encoded by the coding sequence ATGACAGAATATAAGACTCCTTCAGTCACTGCCGATATTTTTATTTTTGACGAAGAGATTAACTTCATACTGGTTAAAAGAAAAAACAACCCATTTATGGATTACTGGGCATTGCCTGGAGGTTTTGTTGAATATGGCGAAAGTGTTGAAAACGGTGCCATAAGAGAAGCAAAAGAGGAAACAAATATTGATGTAACACTGAAAGACTTGGTTGGTGTTTATTCTGACCCTGATAGAGATCCAAGAGGTCACACAATAACAGTAGCTTTCACCGCCACCGGAGACATGAGCAAGATGAAAGCCGACACCGATGCAAAGGAAGTGAAGATTTTTTCAGCCGAAAAATTAGATGAAATCAATATTGCATTTGACCATGATAAAATAATAAGAGACTGTTTAAAAAAGGTCAAAACCACTTTTTAA
- the hpt gene encoding hypoxanthine/guanine phosphoribosyltransferase → MLEEVKKSLESSPIVKKGEYNYFVNPISDGVPAMNPLMLRELALAVHKYADLDVDKIVAVEAMGIHLATALSLATDIPFVVIRKRQYGLPGEKEVYQKTGYGSSNLYVNDLHEGEKILLIDDVVSTGGTMVALIRTLEDMGLDLKSVVAIIDKGEGKEIVKKETGRDVLSLVKLDVIDGKVVIESTIED, encoded by the coding sequence ATGTTAGAAGAAGTAAAAAAATCATTAGAATCCTCACCAATCGTGAAGAAAGGTGAATACAATTATTTTGTTAATCCTATAAGTGATGGAGTACCTGCAATGAACCCTTTAATGCTTAGGGAATTGGCATTGGCAGTTCATAAGTATGCTGATTTAGATGTGGATAAAATAGTTGCTGTTGAAGCAATGGGAATCCATTTGGCTACCGCATTATCCCTTGCAACCGACATTCCCTTCGTAGTGATTAGAAAAAGGCAATACGGCCTTCCGGGTGAAAAGGAAGTTTATCAAAAAACCGGTTATGGCTCATCAAACCTTTATGTAAATGACCTGCACGAAGGCGAGAAGATACTGCTCATCGATGATGTTGTAAGTACCGGCGGAACAATGGTGGCACTTATCAGAACCCTTGAGGATATGGGCCTTGATTTGAAATCCGTGGTAGCCATAATCGACAAGGGAGAAGGCAAGGAAATAGTTAAAAAGGAAACCGGCAGAGATGTACTGTCACTTGTAAAGCTTGACGTCATTGACGGCAAAGTGGTTATCGAAAGCACAATTGAAGATTAA
- a CDS encoding preprotein translocase subunit Sec61beta — MSKKDNKISMPQTGAGLVRYFDEESVGPKLSPEHVLVATVIVAILCFVLRYSA; from the coding sequence ATGTCAAAAAAAGATAATAAGATTTCCATGCCTCAGACAGGTGCTGGATTAGTAAGATATTTTGATGAAGAAAGTGTAGGTCCAAAACTTTCTCCTGAGCACGTTTTAGTCGCTACTGTTATTGTAGCTATACTTTGTTTCGTTTTAAGATATTCCGCTTAA
- a CDS encoding DUF308 domain-containing protein has product MKDSKDKEHRISNLKDMINNVNEDEDTSYDDIEEDKELIRYLNEDREGYGDLEIDDEFIYHPDEDTKNAVNLEENPIDDEFLIKTPKESDNGLNEEDIDLNDDNEVITGEISENFDNVLNAKIGRTPIIGVVSTILGLILIVLGAITFSSRSDRIVDNVISGENSFITVIFIVCGLVLLIYGIYKVIGMRNPLEDISKSIDSLDNENDTPAEKMEEKDQNILPKSNIPLDKDSFKIGEFNFGELKNTFKKTKSDSKPKKTTPQENIDDIPPAREKPPERKGLTSEEIEEIEYEQVKLENETIDDIFAEVEGIEDIPIISVDSKEEGKKE; this is encoded by the coding sequence ATGAAAGATTCTAAAGATAAAGAGCATAGAATTTCCAATCTCAAGGATATGATCAATAATGTCAATGAAGATGAAGACACAAGTTATGACGATATCGAAGAAGATAAAGAATTAATCAGATACCTTAATGAAGACAGAGAAGGTTATGGGGATTTGGAAATTGATGACGAATTCATCTATCATCCCGATGAGGATACCAAAAATGCTGTTAATTTAGAAGAAAATCCAATCGATGATGAGTTCCTAATTAAAACACCAAAAGAAAGTGATAATGGTTTGAATGAGGAAGATATCGATTTGAATGATGATAATGAAGTCATCACAGGAGAAATCAGTGAAAACTTTGACAATGTTCTTAATGCCAAAATAGGCAGAACCCCAATTATAGGTGTAGTGAGCACCATTTTAGGATTAATTTTAATCGTATTGGGCGCAATTACTTTCAGTTCACGCAGTGATAGAATTGTGGACAATGTTATTTCAGGAGAAAATAGTTTTATTACAGTAATATTTATCGTATGCGGATTAGTATTATTAATTTATGGAATATACAAAGTAATTGGAATGAGAAACCCATTGGAAGATATTTCAAAGAGTATTGACTCATTAGATAATGAAAATGATACCCCTGCTGAAAAAATGGAAGAAAAGGATCAAAATATCCTTCCGAAAAGCAACATTCCATTGGATAAGGATTCCTTCAAGATAGGCGAATTCAATTTCGGCGAATTAAAAAATACTTTCAAAAAAACAAAATCTGATTCTAAACCTAAAAAAACCACACCTCAAGAAAATATCGATGATATTCCACCTGCTCGTGAAAAACCACCTGAAAGAAAAGGTTTGACAAGTGAGGAAATCGAAGAGATAGAATACGAACAAGTTAAACTTGAAAACGAAACTATTGATGATATTTTTGCTGAAGTTGAGGGTATTGAGGACATTCCTATAATATCTGTTGATTCTAAAGAAGAAGGTAAAAAAGAATAA
- a CDS encoding exosome complex RNA-binding protein Csl4, translated as MSIEEEQIVMPGDKLGIIEQYLPGEGTYDDNGEIKSSVLGNVKINQKMKVISVESDAKPALLKVGDVVYGQITDIKPQRANVKIDCIKDNARPLALPYMGAIHISQAKKDYLEKLSDAFRIGDIVQAKVVKITGDNVDLGTVDDDCGVLKAMCTRCRDYMHTTKKQNELQCNTCNKKEKRKISKNYVN; from the coding sequence ATGAGTATAGAAGAGGAACAAATTGTAATGCCCGGCGATAAATTAGGAATCATCGAACAGTATTTGCCGGGAGAAGGTACTTACGATGACAATGGAGAGATTAAATCATCAGTACTTGGTAACGTTAAAATTAATCAAAAAATGAAGGTTATATCCGTTGAATCAGATGCAAAACCGGCTTTATTGAAAGTCGGAGATGTAGTCTACGGACAGATAACCGACATTAAACCTCAAAGAGCTAATGTAAAAATTGATTGCATAAAAGACAATGCAAGACCATTAGCATTACCGTATATGGGTGCCATTCACATTTCACAGGCAAAAAAAGATTATTTGGAAAAATTGTCTGATGCTTTTAGAATAGGAGACATAGTCCAGGCAAAAGTAGTAAAAATTACTGGAGACAATGTTGATTTGGGCACCGTTGATGATGACTGTGGAGTTTTAAAAGCTATGTGTACACGCTGCAGAGATTATATGCACACTACAAAAAAACAAAACGAACTCCAATGCAATACTTGTAACAAAAAAGAAAAAAGAAAAATATCTAAAAACTACGTTAATTAA
- the dph2 gene encoding diphthamide biosynthesis enzyme Dph2: MSMYNMDLDRVISKINSKDAKNVGLQFPEGLKMQAIKIARKIESETDATVIISGDPCFGACDVSDYKMKGSVDLIVHYGHTPLPLKYEVPTIFVEAFAKIDLKKDLEKCLDALKDYSKVALVTTTQHLHLLNEIRDYLEDNGKEVVLGSSKSTRKGQVLGCNFSSIKDLDAEIFLFIGSGNFHPLGINLFSNTPVLALDPYNNELRRMDEYADRILRIRFARITKARSAEKWGIIVSSKEGQYRMKLAKETKKLLEENGMEAYIILVDNVNPDVLLPYLELDAFVVSACPRIAIDDSQMYKKPLLTPQELEIVLNKREWENYQLDEILFHERYQ; encoded by the coding sequence ATGTCAATGTACAACATGGACCTGGACAGGGTAATCAGCAAGATTAACTCAAAGGATGCGAAAAATGTAGGCCTCCAGTTTCCGGAAGGTCTTAAGATGCAGGCAATCAAGATTGCCCGAAAGATTGAATCCGAAACTGATGCAACAGTCATAATCTCCGGTGACCCGTGCTTTGGAGCATGTGATGTCAGCGACTATAAGATGAAGGGATCTGTAGATTTGATAGTCCATTACGGCCACACTCCTCTTCCGCTGAAGTATGAGGTTCCCACAATTTTTGTTGAAGCCTTTGCAAAGATAGACCTCAAGAAGGATTTGGAAAAATGCCTGGATGCCTTGAAGGACTATTCGAAAGTAGCGTTGGTAACCACAACACAGCACCTGCACCTTTTAAATGAAATCAGAGATTATCTGGAGGACAACGGCAAGGAAGTTGTTCTCGGCTCATCAAAGTCAACCAGAAAGGGACAGGTTCTGGGATGCAACTTCTCGTCAATCAAGGATTTGGATGCTGAGATATTCCTGTTTATAGGAAGCGGAAACTTCCACCCTCTAGGAATCAACCTCTTTTCAAACACACCGGTTCTTGCATTGGATCCGTACAACAATGAGCTTAGACGAATGGATGAATATGCAGACAGAATATTGAGAATCAGATTTGCAAGAATAACAAAGGCAAGAAGTGCTGAGAAATGGGGAATTATCGTATCCTCCAAGGAAGGCCAATACAGGATGAAGCTCGCAAAGGAAACAAAAAAGCTTCTTGAAGAAAATGGAATGGAAGCCTACATCATTCTGGTGGACAATGTGAATCCGGATGTGCTTTTGCCATATCTGGAATTGGATGCTTTTGTCGTCAGTGCATGTCCGAGAATAGCTATTGACGATTCTCAAATGTATAAAAAACCTTTACTGACTCCACAGGAGTTGGAAATTGTATTGAATAAAAGGGAATGGGAAAATTATCAATTAGACGAAATATTATTCCATGAACGATACCAATGA
- the moaC gene encoding cyclic pyranopterin monophosphate synthase MoaC, giving the protein MGDEFTHLTESGVHMVEVGEKPDQKRRAIASGSIFLDENTVAMIQNEEIKKGNVLTTAQIAGIQAVKNTSSIIPLCHPLALTGIELNFEVKTDEIIATCAVNTLGKTGVEMEAITGVSVALLTVWDMVKAVEKDEDGQYPDTRISDIKVIKKEKI; this is encoded by the coding sequence ATGGGAGACGAATTTACACATTTAACAGAAAGTGGAGTCCACATGGTTGAAGTTGGCGAAAAGCCGGATCAAAAAAGAAGAGCTATTGCAAGCGGCAGTATTTTTTTAGATGAAAATACCGTGGCAATGATTCAAAATGAAGAAATCAAGAAAGGTAATGTACTGACAACCGCTCAAATTGCAGGAATTCAGGCGGTAAAAAATACCTCTTCAATAATTCCCCTTTGCCATCCGTTGGCATTGACAGGTATAGAGCTTAATTTTGAAGTTAAAACAGATGAAATCATAGCAACATGTGCCGTAAATACTTTAGGCAAAACCGGTGTTGAAATGGAAGCAATAACTGGTGTCAGCGTAGCGTTGCTTACCGTATGGGATATGGTAAAGGCTGTTGAAAAGGATGAAGACGGACAGTACCCGGACACCAGAATCAGCGATATCAAAGTTATCAAAAAAGAAAAAATCTAA
- a CDS encoding tRNA pseudouridine(54/55) synthase Pus10 — MLELAKQILDECDGKICRNCLGRKLSKTVEGSNNIERADKVCSELGITLDGECIVCDNLFDKLNDDLYKKIDDKINQLGVEFDTFLVGSKISKDIQKRDEELSEKFDLNVETIKKEVNRLIGLGIWEIYGKEAEFESQDIVFNVDLIKEPKVRIQINPLYVEGKYNKWKRGIPQTKWPCTKCKGRGCEECNFTGKQYPESVEELISEHFLKLTKGREAKFHGAGREDIDVLMLGSGRPFVLEIKEPKIRKLDLPTLEEEINRINEGKTSYHNLHVCERRRKAEIKQSSPDTYKVYNALVKCDGAFDINKLDELTELNEIHQQTPVRVLRRRADKVRIKHVLDLSCEVIDDYSFNMKIKTEGGLYIKELISGDDGRSQPNVSDILGVKAICEKLDVIEVSEK, encoded by the coding sequence ATGTTGGAATTAGCTAAACAGATTTTGGATGAATGTGACGGCAAAATCTGCAGGAATTGTCTTGGCCGCAAACTGTCAAAAACAGTCGAGGGTTCAAACAACATAGAAAGGGCAGACAAGGTCTGCAGCGAACTTGGAATCACTCTGGACGGAGAATGCATAGTTTGCGACAACCTCTTTGACAAGCTCAACGACGATTTATATAAAAAGATTGACGATAAGATCAATCAGCTGGGAGTCGAGTTCGATACATTTCTGGTAGGTTCAAAAATCAGCAAGGACATTCAAAAGAGGGATGAGGAGCTGTCTGAAAAATTCGATTTGAACGTTGAAACCATAAAAAAGGAAGTTAACAGGCTAATTGGTCTTGGAATTTGGGAAATATATGGCAAGGAAGCAGAATTCGAAAGCCAGGACATTGTCTTTAACGTTGATTTAATCAAAGAGCCAAAGGTAAGAATTCAAATCAATCCGTTGTATGTTGAAGGAAAATACAACAAATGGAAACGTGGAATCCCTCAGACAAAATGGCCATGTACAAAATGCAAGGGAAGAGGATGTGAAGAGTGCAATTTCACAGGCAAGCAATATCCCGAGTCAGTTGAAGAACTGATTTCCGAGCACTTTTTAAAACTGACAAAAGGAAGGGAAGCAAAATTCCATGGTGCAGGCCGTGAAGACATTGACGTTTTGATGTTGGGTTCTGGAAGACCATTCGTTTTGGAAATCAAGGAACCGAAGATAAGAAAACTTGATTTGCCAACACTTGAAGAAGAAATCAATAGGATTAATGAGGGAAAAACCTCCTATCACAATCTTCATGTCTGCGAGAGAAGAAGAAAGGCGGAAATAAAGCAATCCTCTCCGGACACTTATAAGGTTTATAATGCACTTGTCAAATGTGACGGTGCCTTTGATATAAATAAGCTTGATGAGCTGACAGAATTAAATGAAATTCATCAGCAGACTCCGGTGAGGGTTTTAAGGCGTCGTGCCGATAAGGTGCGCATAAAGCATGTGTTAGACCTTTCATGTGAAGTCATTGACGATTATTCATTCAACATGAAAATCAAAACCGAAGGTGGTTTGTATATCAAGGAGCTGATTTCCGGTGATGACGGAAGAAGCCAGCCAAATGTCAGTGATATTTTAGGTGTTAAGGCAATCTGTGAGAAATTGGATGTAATTGAAGTAAGCGAGAAGTAG
- a CDS encoding signal recognition particle protein Srp54, with translation MAMLGSLGENLTNTMKKLVGMSVIDKKTIKEVVKDIQRALIQSDVNIKLVLELSKKIESRALEEEPPKGITPREHVITIIYEEMVNLLGSEAAGLDINEKPYKILFLGLQGSGKTTTIGKLCRYLQKKGFNPAVVCTDTWRPAAYEQLKQLTEEMDVPLYGDPNNKDALDLAQKGLQEFKNRKVIIFDTAGRHKNEEDLIAEMDELDNIINPTEAILVIDGTIGQQAGEQARAFSQATDIGSIIITKLDGSAKGGGAMSAVAETGAPIKFIGTGERIDDFELFDPQRFISRLLGMGDIQSLIEKAEENIDEDVAEKTMNNMLTGKFTLMDMKNQFEMMNKMGPMQQVLNMIPGMGNKISKEASKMTEDKIDSYKIMMSSMTEEEMLNPKIIKQSRIQRIARGSGVDETEVKELLKYYNNTKKTMKGIGKRSGRLGGGAMNRMMGQFMNR, from the coding sequence ATGGCAATGCTCGGAAGTTTAGGTGAAAATCTTACTAATACGATGAAAAAATTAGTAGGGATGTCTGTCATTGATAAAAAGACAATTAAAGAAGTTGTAAAAGATATACAACGTGCCTTAATTCAATCTGACGTTAACATTAAACTAGTTTTAGAATTATCAAAAAAAATCGAATCAAGAGCTCTTGAAGAGGAACCTCCAAAGGGTATCACTCCAAGAGAACATGTTATAACTATCATTTATGAAGAGATGGTGAACCTGCTTGGAAGCGAAGCAGCAGGTTTGGATATCAACGAAAAGCCATACAAAATTCTATTTTTAGGGCTTCAGGGTTCCGGTAAAACTACCACCATCGGTAAATTATGCAGATACCTTCAAAAAAAGGGTTTCAATCCTGCCGTTGTCTGTACAGACACATGGAGGCCTGCAGCATATGAGCAGTTAAAACAGCTCACAGAAGAGATGGACGTTCCGCTGTATGGAGACCCGAACAATAAGGATGCGCTTGACCTTGCACAAAAAGGTCTGCAGGAATTCAAAAACAGAAAGGTCATCATTTTCGATACTGCAGGTAGGCACAAGAATGAGGAAGACCTTATTGCAGAGATGGATGAGCTGGACAACATCATCAATCCTACCGAAGCTATTCTCGTTATCGACGGGACAATCGGTCAGCAGGCAGGTGAACAGGCAAGAGCGTTTTCACAGGCAACCGATATCGGTTCAATCATAATTACCAAACTTGACGGTTCAGCCAAAGGAGGGGGTGCAATGTCTGCAGTTGCAGAAACAGGAGCTCCTATCAAGTTCATCGGTACTGGTGAGAGAATCGATGACTTTGAACTCTTTGACCCTCAAAGGTTCATTTCAAGACTCCTCGGTATGGGGGATATCCAGTCCCTTATAGAAAAGGCTGAAGAAAACATCGATGAGGACGTTGCAGAAAAGACCATGAACAACATGCTCACAGGTAAGTTCACACTGATGGACATGAAAAACCAGTTTGAGATGATGAACAAGATGGGTCCGATGCAGCAGGTGCTCAACATGATTCCTGGTATGGGAAACAAGATTTCCAAGGAAGCCTCCAAGATGACCGAGGACAAGATTGACTCCTATAAAATCATGATGTCTTCAATGACTGAAGAGGAAATGCTGAACCCGAAAATCATCAAGCAGTCACGTATTCAAAGAATCGCCAGAGGTTCAGGTGTTGATGAAACTGAAGTAAAAGAGCTTTTGAAATATTACAACAACACCAAAAAGACCATGAAGGGAATCGGAAAACGTAGTGGTCGTTTAGGTGGCGGTGCAATGAACCGTATGATGGGACAATTCATGAACAGATAA